Proteins co-encoded in one Mycobacterium mantenii genomic window:
- a CDS encoding Ms5788A family Cys-rich leader peptide, translating into MSLGKLTDVSARLEPMLTQRRAVDLCRTAGCCCCCCC; encoded by the coding sequence GTGTCATTGGGTAAGCTGACCGACGTGTCAGCCCGCCTCGAGCCCATGCTCACCCAGCGCCGCGCAGTTGACCTGTGCCGCACCGCGGGCTGTTGTTGTTGCTGTTGCTGCTGA
- the lmeA gene encoding mannan chain length control protein LmeA → MRVRKVLTAVTATAILVAVLALGAIGFDYGTSIYAEYRLSSSVRKAAKLGTDPFVAIVAFPFLPQAMRGNYSQVEIKANAVDHAMTGRATLEATMYAVDLAQASWLISPDAKLAVGRLESRIIVDSTHLGRFMGVSDLMVEAPPKETNTSTGGVTASGISDSHGLVFTGTPRSAGFDRRVSVSVDLSIAPDDPATLVFTPTGVLTGSDTANQTVPADKHDAVLHAFSGRLPNQRLPFGVAPTTEGARGSDVIIEGITHGVTVTLEAFKQS, encoded by the coding sequence GTGCGGGTGCGCAAGGTGCTGACTGCTGTGACCGCGACGGCGATCCTGGTTGCGGTCCTGGCCCTGGGCGCGATTGGTTTCGACTACGGGACCAGCATCTATGCCGAATACCGGCTGTCGTCAAGTGTCCGGAAAGCGGCCAAGCTCGGCACCGATCCGTTCGTGGCCATCGTGGCCTTCCCCTTCCTTCCGCAGGCGATGCGGGGCAACTACAGCCAGGTGGAGATCAAGGCCAACGCCGTCGACCACGCGATGACCGGCCGGGCCACCCTGGAGGCCACGATGTACGCGGTGGACCTGGCCCAGGCATCGTGGCTGATCAGCCCGGATGCAAAGCTCGCGGTGGGCAGGCTGGAGAGCCGGATCATCGTCGACTCGACGCACCTGGGCCGGTTCATGGGCGTCAGCGACCTGATGGTGGAGGCACCGCCCAAGGAAACCAACACCTCCACCGGCGGCGTCACCGCATCGGGCATCTCGGACAGCCACGGGCTGGTGTTCACCGGGACACCCAGATCGGCGGGCTTCGATCGCCGGGTCAGCGTCTCGGTTGACCTCTCGATCGCCCCGGATGACCCGGCGACGCTGGTTTTCACCCCGACCGGCGTCCTCACCGGATCCGACACCGCCAACCAGACCGTGCCGGCGGACAAGCACGACGCCGTGCTGCACGCCTTCAGCGGACGGCTGCCCAACCAACGGCTGCCCTTCGGTGTCGCACCGACCACCGAGGGGGCGCGGGGATCCGACGTGATCATCGAGGGCATCACCCATGGAGTAACCGTGACCCTCGAGGCGTTCAAGCAGTCATGA
- a CDS encoding LCP family protein, protein MSDAESDATRNGRHGPGGTHAHPIAPNPAPLGAAPWERFFEPPADDGLHRWQPEAPIERIEPVEPVEPEQGGCHTGGGLSVADLIAKIGAPARPVHHRAAPEGPADEPYEADRSDVEPSGAQQALPIELQKTQVIDDLAYSLDAVAELRALEAADYPNDDDPDDPAADSVDTGEEKPNRRRRPLLVAARSTAALAAVLALTMTGGAWQWSTSKNARLNTISALDQNSSDIRDPSGQNGDEDFLIVGLDSRLGDNANMGAGTTDDADGERSDTVMLVNIPANRKRVVAVSFPRDLAITPMQCEAWNPQTGKYGPLYDPKTKTYGPKTIYTETKLNSAFAFGGPKCLVKEIQKLSGLSINRFIAVDFSGFAKMVDALGGVEVCSSTPLHDYELGTVLEHGGRQVLDGSTALNYVRARQVTTEVNGDYGRIKRQQLFLSSLLRSLISEDTLLDPNKLNNVVNMFISDTVVDNVKSKDLVQLGQSLQGMAAGHVTFVTVPTGVTDQNGDEPPRMADMRALFDAVINDDPLPEENDQNAQNLSTSPTKGPSKAPTTKKSPAPAPEAQREQVTTTSPGGVTVRVSNATTQSGLAATATTQLKRDGFNVMSPDDYPSSVGATTVLFSPGNEEAAATVASSFANAKVQRVSGYGQVVQVVLGPDFKSVTTPSPSGSSISLQIERGSSNAPAKLPEDLTVTNAADTTCE, encoded by the coding sequence ATGAGTGACGCCGAGAGCGACGCCACTCGTAATGGTCGGCACGGCCCGGGCGGGACGCACGCGCACCCGATCGCGCCGAATCCCGCGCCGTTGGGCGCGGCTCCCTGGGAGCGATTCTTCGAACCGCCCGCCGACGACGGCCTGCACCGATGGCAGCCCGAGGCCCCGATCGAGCGCATCGAGCCCGTAGAGCCCGTAGAGCCCGAGCAGGGCGGATGTCACACCGGCGGGGGCCTCAGCGTTGCCGATCTGATCGCCAAAATCGGTGCCCCCGCCCGGCCCGTTCACCATCGCGCCGCTCCCGAGGGTCCGGCGGACGAGCCGTACGAGGCCGACCGTTCGGACGTCGAGCCGTCTGGGGCGCAGCAGGCCTTGCCGATCGAGCTGCAGAAAACACAGGTGATCGACGACCTGGCCTACTCCCTGGACGCCGTCGCCGAGCTTCGCGCACTCGAGGCCGCGGACTATCCGAACGACGACGACCCGGACGACCCGGCCGCCGACTCCGTCGACACCGGTGAGGAGAAGCCCAACCGCCGGCGCCGTCCGCTGCTGGTGGCCGCGCGGTCGACGGCGGCCCTGGCTGCCGTGCTGGCCCTGACCATGACCGGCGGGGCGTGGCAATGGAGCACGTCGAAAAACGCCCGGCTGAATACGATCAGCGCGCTGGACCAGAACTCCAGCGACATCCGCGATCCGAGTGGACAGAACGGCGACGAGGACTTCTTGATCGTCGGTCTCGACTCGCGCTTGGGCGACAACGCCAACATGGGCGCCGGTACCACCGACGACGCCGACGGAGAACGCTCGGACACGGTCATGCTGGTCAACATCCCGGCGAACCGCAAACGCGTGGTGGCGGTGTCGTTCCCCCGCGACCTGGCGATCACCCCCATGCAATGCGAAGCGTGGAACCCACAAACCGGCAAGTACGGGCCCCTCTACGACCCGAAGACCAAGACGTACGGCCCGAAGACCATCTACACCGAGACCAAGCTGAACTCGGCGTTCGCGTTCGGCGGTCCGAAGTGTCTGGTCAAGGAAATCCAGAAGCTGTCCGGCTTGAGCATCAACCGCTTCATCGCCGTCGACTTCTCCGGCTTCGCGAAAATGGTCGACGCGCTCGGCGGGGTCGAGGTCTGCTCGAGCACGCCGCTGCACGACTACGAGCTGGGAACGGTCCTCGAACACGGCGGACGCCAGGTCCTCGACGGCTCCACCGCCTTGAACTACGTGCGGGCACGCCAGGTCACCACCGAGGTCAACGGCGATTACGGCCGGATCAAACGCCAGCAGTTGTTCTTGTCGTCACTGCTGCGGTCGTTGATCTCCGAAGACACGCTGCTGGACCCCAACAAGCTCAACAACGTCGTCAACATGTTCATCAGCGACACCGTCGTCGACAACGTGAAGTCCAAGGATCTGGTGCAACTCGGTCAGTCGTTGCAGGGCATGGCGGCCGGGCACGTCACGTTCGTCACCGTGCCCACCGGGGTGACCGACCAGAACGGCGACGAGCCACCGCGGATGGCCGACATGCGGGCGCTGTTCGATGCCGTCATCAACGATGATCCACTGCCCGAGGAAAACGACCAGAACGCACAGAATTTGAGTACGTCTCCGACGAAGGGCCCGTCGAAGGCGCCCACCACGAAGAAGTCGCCGGCGCCGGCGCCGGAAGCGCAACGTGAGCAGGTCACGACGACCTCGCCCGGCGGGGTGACGGTGCGGGTTTCCAATGCGACCACCCAGAGCGGTCTGGCGGCCACCGCGACAACACAGCTCAAGCGGGACGGCTTCAACGTGATGTCACCCGACGACTACCCGAGTTCGGTGGGCGCGACCACGGTGCTGTTCTCGCCCGGAAACGAAGAGGCCGCCGCCACCGTCGCGTCCTCGTTCGCCAATGCGAAAGTCCAGCGGGTTTCCGGCTACGGGCAGGTCGTGCAGGTGGTGTTGGGCCCCGACTTCAAGTCGGTCACCACTCCCTCGCCCAGCGGTTCGTCGATCAGCCTGCAAATAGAACGCGGCTCGAGCAACGCACCAGCCAAGCTGCCCGAGGACCTGACCGTCACCAACGCGGCCGACACCACCTGCGAGTAA
- the pstS gene encoding phosphate ABC transporter substrate-binding protein PstS: protein MRLDRQGRALAAVALATTLGAGTLTACGSDENRRGPAPPSVSAATGTAGCGGKDKLTAEGSTAQENAITVFNRVWGQYCPGKALAYNPTGSGAGREQFIAGHVDFAGADSPLVADQIGPAAKRCDGNPAWDLPLVFGPIAIAYNLPGNPALVLNSDALAKIFSGKITRWNDPILAALNPGAALPDTKITPIYRTDSSGTTDNVQKYLTAAAPQSWAKGVGTEFQGGVGEGAEKSAGVVQAVRATPGSVGYVEKGFADQAAMPYAKIATRGGVIPLTNDTAGNAVKAATFLAEGDDLVLDLKAMYSSEEPDVYPLVLVTYEIVCSKGYDAQTSAAIKSFLAVAANNAQGELSSAGYVPLPDKVRERLVSAINALQ from the coding sequence GTGAGGCTCGACAGGCAGGGCAGGGCGCTAGCCGCCGTGGCGTTGGCAACAACACTGGGCGCCGGCACGCTGACTGCCTGCGGTAGCGACGAGAACCGCCGCGGGCCCGCGCCGCCCAGCGTCTCCGCGGCCACCGGAACGGCGGGGTGTGGCGGCAAGGACAAGCTGACGGCGGAGGGTTCCACCGCGCAGGAGAACGCGATCACGGTGTTCAACCGGGTCTGGGGCCAGTACTGCCCGGGCAAGGCTCTGGCCTACAACCCGACCGGGTCGGGCGCCGGCCGCGAGCAATTCATCGCCGGACACGTCGATTTCGCCGGCGCGGACTCCCCCTTGGTCGCGGACCAGATCGGCCCGGCCGCCAAACGCTGCGACGGGAACCCGGCGTGGGACTTGCCGCTGGTCTTCGGGCCGATCGCGATCGCCTACAACCTGCCCGGAAATCCGGCCCTGGTGCTCAACAGCGATGCCCTGGCCAAGATCTTCAGCGGCAAGATAACCCGGTGGAACGACCCGATCCTGGCGGCCCTGAACCCGGGTGCGGCGCTACCCGACACCAAGATCACCCCGATCTACCGCACCGACTCGTCGGGAACCACCGACAACGTGCAGAAGTATCTGACCGCCGCCGCGCCGCAGAGTTGGGCCAAAGGAGTCGGGACGGAATTCCAGGGGGGCGTCGGCGAGGGTGCCGAGAAGTCGGCCGGCGTCGTTCAGGCGGTGCGCGCCACCCCGGGCAGCGTGGGCTACGTCGAGAAGGGCTTCGCCGACCAGGCCGCCATGCCCTACGCGAAGATCGCGACCCGCGGGGGCGTGATTCCGCTGACCAACGACACGGCCGGAAACGCCGTAAAGGCGGCAACATTCCTCGCCGAGGGCGACGACTTGGTGCTCGACCTCAAGGCCATGTACAGCTCCGAGGAGCCGGACGTCTACCCGTTGGTGCTGGTCACCTACGAGATCGTGTGCTCCAAGGGTTACGACGCGCAGACCTCGGCGGCCATCAAATCGTTCCTCGCCGTAGCCGCTAACAACGCGCAGGGCGAGCTTTCCTCGGCCGGCTACGTGCCGCTGCCCGATAAGGTCAGGGAGCGACTGGTCAGCGCGATCAATGCGTTGCAGTAA
- the pstC gene encoding phosphate ABC transporter permease subunit PstC produces MTTPNPTDAGSGAVVAAPFPGSPATPTSPWGQGRPHVADRIFRWLAQSSGVFIVVVIAAIAAFLLGRAIPALQRNRENFFSYGGNWVTTNTSAMHFGIASLLPVTVFVSLFALTLAMPVALGVAVFITQYAPRRVATPLAYSVDLLAAVPSIIYGAWGLYVLAPQLRPVAIWLNRSLGWCFLFASGNASAAGGGTIFTGGIVLAVMILPIITAVTREVFVQTPQDQIEAVLALGATRWEVVKTVTLPFGRSGYVSGSMLGLGRALGETVALLIILRGTQSAFGWSLFDGGSTFATKIAGAAAQFNDPYQAGAYIAAGLTLFVVTFVVDAMARGAVAGTGRKGVR; encoded by the coding sequence GTGACAACGCCGAATCCCACCGACGCGGGTTCGGGTGCGGTGGTCGCCGCGCCGTTCCCGGGGTCGCCGGCAACACCCACCAGCCCCTGGGGGCAGGGGCGACCGCATGTCGCGGACCGGATATTTCGCTGGCTCGCGCAGTCGTCGGGAGTGTTCATCGTCGTGGTGATCGCCGCGATCGCGGCCTTCCTGCTGGGCCGCGCGATACCGGCGCTGCAGCGCAATCGCGAGAACTTCTTCAGCTACGGCGGCAACTGGGTCACCACCAACACCTCGGCGATGCACTTCGGGATTGCCAGCCTGCTGCCGGTCACTGTGTTCGTGTCGCTGTTCGCGCTGACGCTGGCTATGCCGGTCGCGCTGGGCGTGGCCGTCTTCATCACCCAGTACGCACCGAGGCGGGTGGCCACACCGCTGGCGTATTCGGTCGACCTGCTGGCCGCGGTCCCGTCGATCATCTACGGGGCGTGGGGCCTGTACGTGTTGGCCCCGCAGCTGCGCCCTGTCGCCATCTGGCTCAACCGGTCCCTGGGCTGGTGTTTCCTGTTCGCCAGTGGCAACGCGTCGGCCGCTGGTGGCGGCACCATCTTCACCGGCGGGATCGTCCTGGCGGTGATGATTCTGCCAATCATCACCGCGGTCACCCGGGAGGTGTTCGTCCAGACACCGCAGGATCAGATCGAGGCCGTGCTGGCGCTCGGCGCCACCCGTTGGGAAGTTGTCAAGACCGTTACGCTGCCGTTCGGCCGGTCGGGGTATGTCAGCGGCTCGATGCTGGGGCTGGGCCGCGCCCTGGGCGAGACGGTCGCGCTTTTGATCATCTTGCGGGGCACCCAGTCGGCGTTCGGCTGGTCGCTGTTCGACGGCGGCTCGACCTTCGCTACCAAGATCGCCGGGGCCGCGGCCCAATTCAACGATCCGTACCAAGCCGGCGCGTACATCGCCGCCGGGCTGACGCTCTTCGTGGTCACCTTCGTGGTCGACGCCATGGCCCGGGGAGCCGTCGCCGGGACGGGCCGAAAGGGCGTCCGATGA
- the pstA gene encoding phosphate ABC transporter permease PstA, translating into MTSMLDRPLKSRTFSPLSRRRRVTNCVATGLVSLSLLIAVTPLVMVLWSVVAKGFKAIASTVWWSHSQAGMTAFVTGGGAYHALVGTVLQGLVCAVISIPLGLMVAIYLVEYGGGTALGRLASFMVDILSGVPSIVAALFIYALCVATLGLPRSQFAVSLALVLLMLPVIVRATEEMLRIVPVDLREASYALGITKWKTITRVVIPTGLSGIVTGILLAMARVMGETAPLLILVGYAQSMNFDIFSGFMGTLPGMMFNQTSAGASLNPIPTDRLWGAALTLILVIATINIAARVITRFLGARKS; encoded by the coding sequence ATGACGTCGATGCTGGACCGCCCACTCAAGTCGCGGACTTTCTCACCGCTCAGCCGCCGCCGCCGCGTCACGAATTGCGTTGCCACCGGACTGGTTTCGCTGTCGTTGCTTATCGCTGTGACTCCGTTGGTGATGGTGCTGTGGTCGGTGGTCGCCAAGGGATTCAAGGCGATCGCGTCGACGGTGTGGTGGTCGCACTCGCAGGCGGGGATGACGGCATTCGTGACCGGGGGCGGCGCCTACCACGCGCTGGTCGGCACCGTGCTGCAGGGACTGGTATGCGCCGTCATCTCGATCCCGCTTGGCCTCATGGTCGCGATCTATCTGGTCGAATACGGTGGCGGCACCGCGTTGGGCAGGCTGGCCTCCTTCATGGTCGACATCCTGAGCGGAGTGCCATCGATCGTGGCGGCGCTGTTCATCTATGCGCTGTGCGTGGCCACGCTGGGTCTTCCACGGTCGCAGTTCGCGGTGTCGCTGGCGCTGGTCTTGTTGATGCTGCCGGTGATCGTGCGCGCCACCGAGGAAATGCTGCGGATCGTGCCGGTGGATCTTCGCGAGGCCAGTTACGCGCTGGGCATCACCAAGTGGAAGACCATCACCCGGGTGGTCATCCCCACCGGGCTATCCGGCATCGTCACCGGGATACTGCTGGCGATGGCCAGGGTGATGGGGGAGACGGCGCCGCTGCTGATCCTCGTGGGTTATGCACAGTCGATGAACTTTGACATCTTCAGCGGCTTCATGGGCACGCTACCTGGCATGATGTTCAATCAGACGTCGGCGGGCGCAAGCCTCAACCCCATCCCGACGGACCGGTTGTGGGGTGCCGCACTAACCCTCATCCTGGTGATCGCCACCATTAACATCGCGGCCCGAGTGATAACCAGATTCCTCGGCGCCAGGAAGTCATAG
- the phoU gene encoding phosphate signaling complex protein PhoU, translating into MRTAYHEQLSELSERLGEMCGLAGIAMERATQALLQADLVLAEQVISDHEAIAALSARAEESAFVLLALQAPVAGDLRAIVSAIQMVADIDRMGALALHVAKIARRRHPQHALPEEVNGYFAEMGSIAVELGNSAQEVVLSRDPEKAARIREEDDAMDDLHRHLFSVLMDREWKHGVAAAVDVTLLGRFYERFADHAVEVARRVIFQATGKLPEEDAKPASQ; encoded by the coding sequence ATGCGGACCGCCTACCACGAGCAGCTCTCGGAGTTGTCGGAGCGTCTCGGCGAGATGTGCGGCTTGGCGGGAATCGCCATGGAGCGGGCCACCCAGGCTCTGCTGCAGGCCGACTTGGTGCTAGCCGAACAAGTCATCTCCGATCACGAAGCCATCGCCGCGCTCAGCGCGCGCGCCGAGGAAAGCGCCTTCGTACTGCTGGCATTACAGGCACCGGTGGCCGGTGACCTGCGGGCCATAGTGAGTGCCATCCAGATGGTGGCAGACATCGACCGGATGGGTGCGCTGGCGCTGCACGTCGCCAAGATCGCCCGCCGGCGCCATCCCCAGCACGCACTGCCCGAAGAGGTCAACGGCTACTTCGCCGAAATGGGCAGCATTGCAGTCGAATTGGGCAACAGCGCCCAAGAGGTGGTGTTGTCGCGCGACCCGGAGAAGGCCGCCCGGATTCGCGAAGAAGACGACGCCATGGACGATCTCCACCGGCATCTGTTCTCGGTGCTGATGGACCGGGAATGGAAGCACGGCGTCGCAGCCGCCGTCGACGTGACGTTGCTGGGCCGGTTTTACGAGCGCTTCGCAGACCACGCCGTCGAGGTGGCCCGCCGGGTCATTTTCCAGGCGACCGGCAAACTGCCCGAGGAAGACGCGAAACCCGCTTCGCAGTAA
- a CDS encoding thioredoxin family protein produces MTVIVVTVAVLAAATLAGWLLTRRSGSIREIDSRPDRDTDADIAALGLSDTGPTVVHFSAPWCGPCDRVRRVIEQVCDDLGDVAHVEVDLDANPETARRYSVLSLPTTLIFDLDGRQRYRTSGVPSAADLRSALKPLLA; encoded by the coding sequence ATGACCGTCATCGTCGTGACCGTCGCGGTGCTCGCCGCCGCAACCCTGGCCGGGTGGTTGCTGACCCGTCGCTCCGGAAGCATCCGGGAAATCGATTCGCGGCCGGACCGCGACACCGACGCCGACATCGCGGCGCTGGGGCTCTCCGACACCGGGCCGACCGTGGTTCATTTCAGCGCCCCCTGGTGCGGACCATGTGATCGGGTCCGCCGGGTCATCGAACAGGTCTGCGACGACCTGGGCGATGTGGCCCACGTCGAGGTCGACCTCGACGCCAATCCGGAGACCGCACGCCGGTATTCGGTCCTGTCCCTGCCCACCACGTTGATCTTCGACCTCGACGGTCGGCAGCGATACCGCACCTCCGGAGTGCCCAGCGCCGCCGACCTGCGGTCCGCGCTGAAACCGCTGTTGGCTTGA
- the mshD gene encoding mycothiol synthase, with product MTSLDWRRTLTVEEQQGVRELIGAATEFDGVAPVGEQVLRELGHDRTEHLLITNSASGATTATDAIIGYLNLSPPRDGETGMAELVVHPQARRRGIGSTLARAALARTGAGNRFWAHGTLEPARATASALGLAPVRELMQMRRSLRGLPDTVPAVPGVEIRTYAGTADDAELLRVNNAAFAHHPEQGGWTDVELADRRNEPWFDPAGLFLAFDDSGGDQAGTLLGFHWTKVHLDRPGLGEVYVVGVDPSAQGRGLGQALTAIGIDWLGRRLAGAAEPTVMLYVESDNVVAVRTYQRLGFSTYSVDTAYAAVPRVN from the coding sequence GTGACTTCGCTTGACTGGCGCCGGACGCTGACCGTCGAAGAGCAGCAGGGTGTACGCGAACTTATCGGTGCGGCAACCGAATTCGATGGCGTAGCCCCTGTCGGCGAACAGGTACTGCGCGAGCTCGGGCATGACCGCACCGAGCATCTGCTGATCACGAATTCCGCGTCCGGCGCCACGACGGCCACCGACGCAATCATCGGTTACCTCAATCTGAGCCCACCGCGCGACGGGGAGACCGGGATGGCCGAGCTCGTGGTACACCCGCAGGCTCGTCGGCGCGGCATCGGGTCCACACTGGCGCGCGCGGCGCTGGCCAGAACCGGTGCAGGCAACCGGTTCTGGGCGCACGGGACGCTCGAGCCGGCCCGCGCGACCGCGTCGGCGCTGGGCCTGGCCCCCGTGCGCGAACTCATGCAGATGCGACGCTCGCTGCGCGGTCTGCCCGACACCGTGCCCGCGGTGCCCGGGGTGGAAATTCGCACCTACGCGGGCACGGCCGACGACGCCGAGCTGCTGCGGGTCAACAATGCCGCGTTCGCCCACCATCCCGAACAGGGCGGCTGGACGGACGTCGAACTGGCGGATCGGCGCAACGAACCGTGGTTCGACCCTGCGGGCCTGTTTCTCGCGTTCGACGACTCCGGTGGCGATCAAGCCGGCACGCTGCTGGGCTTTCACTGGACCAAGGTGCACCTCGATCGGCCCGGCCTCGGCGAGGTGTACGTGGTGGGCGTCGACCCGTCCGCGCAGGGGCGTGGCCTCGGGCAGGCGTTGACCGCCATCGGGATCGACTGGTTGGGGCGGCGCCTGGCCGGCGCCGCCGAACCCACCGTGATGCTTTACGTGGAGTCCGACAACGTCGTCGCCGTGCGCACCTACCAGCGCTTGGGTTTTTCCACCTACAGCGTCGACACCGCATATGCGGCTGTTCCCCGGGTTAACTGA
- the pstB gene encoding phosphate ABC transporter ATP-binding protein PstB, translating to MAKRLDLKAVNIYYGAFHAVADVTLSVLPRSVTAFIGPSGCGKTTVLRTLNRMHEVVPDGRVEGSVLLDDEDIYGPGVDPVGVRRAIGMVFQRPNPFPAMSIRDNVVAGLKLQGVRNRKVLNETAEYSLRGANLWDEVKDRLDRPGGGLSGGQQQRLCIARAIAVQPDVLLMDEPCSALDPISTMAIEELISELKQDYTIVIVTHNMQQAARVSDYTAFFNLEAVGKPGRLIEVDDTEKIFSNPTQKATEDYISGRFG from the coding sequence GTGGCCAAACGGTTGGACCTCAAGGCCGTCAACATCTATTACGGCGCGTTTCACGCGGTCGCGGATGTGACGCTGTCGGTTCTGCCCCGCAGTGTGACGGCGTTCATCGGTCCGTCGGGTTGCGGCAAGACAACGGTGCTGCGCACGCTCAACCGGATGCACGAGGTGGTGCCCGACGGGCGCGTCGAGGGCAGCGTGCTCCTCGACGACGAAGACATCTATGGCCCAGGCGTCGACCCGGTCGGCGTCCGCCGGGCCATCGGGATGGTGTTCCAGCGCCCGAACCCGTTCCCCGCCATGTCGATTCGCGACAACGTGGTGGCCGGCCTGAAGCTGCAGGGCGTGCGCAACCGCAAGGTCCTCAACGAGACGGCAGAGTACTCGCTGCGCGGGGCAAACCTGTGGGATGAGGTCAAGGACCGGTTGGACCGGCCCGGCGGCGGACTGTCCGGCGGGCAGCAGCAGCGCCTGTGCATCGCGCGGGCCATCGCCGTGCAACCCGATGTGCTGCTCATGGACGAGCCGTGTTCCGCGCTGGACCCCATCTCGACGATGGCCATCGAAGAGCTGATCAGTGAATTGAAGCAGGACTACACCATCGTCATCGTCACCCACAACATGCAGCAGGCGGCCCGAGTCAGCGATTACACGGCGTTTTTCAACCTGGAGGCGGTCGGAAAACCGGGGCGCCTGATCGAGGTCGACGACACCGAGAAGATCTTTTCCAACCCGACTCAGAAGGCGACCGAGGACTACATTTCCGGCCGGTTCGGCTAG
- a CDS encoding DUF4395 domain-containing protein: MPSSNTITQPDLVDVRGPRFAAWVTTAVLVLALVVSAASPPAAAVILVVQAVIFAIGAAGGPRKHPYGRIFATVVAPRLGPVQDREPTAPLKFAQLVGLIFALLGTAGFAAGAVLAGVIATAAALAAAFLNAAFGICLGCQLYPLVARFRRPARTT, from the coding sequence TTGCCAAGCAGCAACACCATCACGCAGCCCGACCTGGTCGATGTGCGTGGACCGCGATTCGCCGCCTGGGTCACCACCGCAGTCTTGGTGTTGGCCCTTGTCGTGTCGGCGGCAAGTCCGCCGGCCGCGGCGGTGATCCTGGTCGTCCAGGCCGTCATCTTCGCCATCGGCGCGGCCGGTGGCCCGCGCAAGCATCCGTACGGCCGGATATTCGCAACCGTCGTCGCGCCCCGGCTGGGCCCGGTGCAGGATCGCGAACCGACCGCACCGCTGAAGTTCGCCCAACTCGTCGGCCTGATCTTCGCCCTGCTGGGAACGGCCGGCTTCGCCGCCGGCGCCGTCCTGGCCGGCGTCATCGCCACCGCGGCCGCCCTGGCGGCCGCGTTTCTCAATGCGGCCTTCGGCATCTGCCTGGGTTGCCAGCTCTACCCGCTGGTGGCCCGTTTCCGGCGCCCCGCGCGTACCACCTGA
- a CDS encoding winged helix-turn-helix transcriptional regulator, whose protein sequence is MELLLLTSELHPDPVLPSLSLLPHTVRTAPPEPASLLEAGTADAVIVDARTDLSSARGLCRLLSTAGRSVPVLAVVSEGGLVAVSPDWGLDEILLPTTGPAEVDARLRLVVGRRGGLADQESAGKVSLGELVIDEGTYTARLRGRPLDLTYKEFELLKYLAQHAGRVFTRAQLLHEVWGYDFFGGTRTVDVHVRRLRAKLGPEYEALIGTVRNVGYKAVRPARGRAPVAEPDGAESESDAQDVQDPLVDPLHTQ, encoded by the coding sequence TTGGAGCTACTACTGCTGACCTCGGAGCTTCATCCCGACCCGGTCTTGCCGTCGTTGTCCCTGCTTCCGCACACCGTCCGGACGGCGCCGCCAGAACCCGCTTCGCTGCTCGAGGCCGGAACCGCGGATGCGGTGATCGTCGACGCGCGCACCGATTTGTCGTCGGCGCGTGGCCTGTGCCGCCTGCTGAGCACGGCCGGCCGGTCGGTTCCGGTGCTGGCCGTGGTGAGCGAGGGCGGCCTGGTGGCCGTCAGCCCGGACTGGGGTCTGGACGAGATCCTGCTGCCCACCACCGGGCCCGCCGAGGTCGACGCCCGGCTGCGGCTGGTGGTCGGCCGTCGCGGCGGGCTGGCGGACCAGGAGAGTGCCGGCAAGGTGAGCCTGGGCGAGTTGGTGATCGACGAAGGCACCTACACCGCCCGGCTGCGGGGTCGCCCGCTGGATCTCACCTACAAAGAATTCGAATTGCTCAAATACCTGGCCCAGCATGCCGGGCGGGTCTTCACGCGCGCGCAGCTGCTGCACGAGGTGTGGGGGTACGACTTCTTCGGCGGCACTCGCACCGTCGACGTGCACGTTCGTCGTCTGCGGGCCAAGCTCGGTCCCGAGTACGAGGCCCTGATCGGCACGGTACGCAACGTCGGTTACAAGGCGGTGCGGCCCGCGCGCGGCCGCGCGCCGGTTGCCGAACCCGACGGCGCCGAATCCGAATCCGACGCGCAGGACGTCCAAGATCCGCTGGTCGATCCGTTGCACACGCAGTGA